From Drosophila yakuba strain Tai18E2 chromosome 2L, Prin_Dyak_Tai18E2_2.1, whole genome shotgun sequence, one genomic window encodes:
- the LOC26536310 gene encoding coiled-coil domain-containing protein 40 isoform X8 → MSDTEDIDCDFPLIFEPNIEASPEPEEMALLPPNHPLLSKFQDCLRGHLIRTKLDIANEIANIKHHVKLKEQRREEQGLTLYDMQQKMKFQEKQIMELSAVIEKHLKNRQDEEFNTKTLKAVNEEKIKLTKSQKTLYHERMAELEDMQSLGSNIKKWACTVEDEVKNAKRIVSRDSQLQDQLSQEKRKSDILFYRLDIEIKKRENELQSICKEEATMKEVINILNMSIANANTDLEVLQNEHKRLTQAWNEVIIAIQLRDKILFQVQNASRKHREAIKHNIAGIEAIKKQIGKELELNKKLDSFKQRLADETNSLKRECQDENESLLKIQAKLDDLPEFLNTTETDLQEALREGSQLFTEVRKLDLALDKYFTQKFCTEETILSLAQDHLITDKATAYRLKLLSKSQEKRRNVDLSLSKVQNQLSTSMLEVEKLRCVVFNERAYNDSTKTKLKNAENKSFTLENDLKKIHIQIEIKMKLYEKINCKIEEMDHLFGDASGNPTDLKYLDFADTN, encoded by the exons atgtctgATACTGAAGATATTGATTGTGATTTCCCTCTTATTTTTGAGCCCAATATTGAGGCATCACCTGAACCAGAGGAAATGGCTCTTCTTCCACCAAATCACCCACTACTGAGCAAGTTTCAGGACTGTTTAAGGGGTCACTTAATACGTACTAAACTTGATATagcaaatgaaattgcaaatataaaacACCATGTCAAACTGAAAGAACAACGACGAGAAGAGCAAGGATTGACATTGTATGATatgcaacaaaaaatgaaatttcaagaaaaacaaattatggAATTATCTGCTGTTAtagaaaagcatttaaaaaatcgTCAAGACGAagaatttaatacaaaaactttaaaggcggtaaacgaagaaaaaattaagttaactAAGTCACAAAAAACGCTGTATCATGAAAGAATGGCAGAACTGGAAGACATGCAAAGTTTAGGAAGTAACATCAAAAAATGGGCGTGTACCGTAGAAGATGAAGTAAAAAATGCCAAACGCATTGTTAGTAGAGATTCCCAATTGCAAGACCAACTATCACAGGAAAAACGAAAGTCAGATATACTCTTTTATCGGCTAgatatagaaataaaaaagagagaaaacgAGTTACAGTCGATTTGTAAAGAAGAAGCTACAATGAAAGAGgtgattaatattttaaatatgagCATAGCAAATGCCAATACAGATTTGGAAGTTTTGCAAAACGAACACAAGCGGCTCACACAGGCATGGAACGAGGTTATTATAGCCATTCAGTTAAGAGacaaaattttatttcaagtACAAAACGCATCAAG AAAACACAGGGAGGCAATAAAGCACAATATAGCGGGAATAGAGgctattaaaaaacaaattggaaaGGAATTGGaacttaataaaaaattggatTCTTTTAAGCAACGGCTGGCAGATGAAACTAATTCCTTAAAAAGAGAAT gtcAGGATGAAAACGAATCTCTTCTGAAGATTCAAGCCAAACTAGATGACCTGCCAGAGTTCTTGAATACAACGGAAACTGATTTGCAAGAAGCTTTACGAGAGGGAAGTCAGCTATTCACTGAAGTTCGGAAACTAGACCTGGCATTGGATAAATATTTTACGCAAAAGTTTTGCACTGAGGAAACAATTTTAAGTTTAGCCCAGGATCACTTAATAACAGACAAGGCTACAGCTTACCGTTTGAAGCTCTTAAGTAAATCTCAGGAAAAACGTCGAAATGTCGATTTATCATTATCTAAAGTGCAAAATCAGTTGTCAACCTCAATGCTTGAGGTTGAAAAACTTAGATGTGTAGTCTTTAATGAAAGAGCCTATAATGATAGtacgaaaacaaaattaaaaaatgctgaaaataaatcttttactttggaaaatgatttaaaaaagatacacattcaaattgaaattaaaatgaaattatacGAAAAGattaattgcaaaattgaggaaatggaccATTTATTTGGCGATGCGTCCGGAAATCCAACCGATTTAAAg TACTTGGATTTTGCTGACACAA attaa
- the LOC26536310 gene encoding coiled-coil domain-containing protein 40 isoform X9 — protein sequence MSDTEDIDCDFPLIFEPNIEASPEPEEMALLPPNHPLLSKFQDCLRGHLIRTKLDIANEIANIKHHVKLKEQRREEQGLTLYDMQQKMKFQEKQIMELSAVIEKHLKNRQDEEFNTKTLKAVNEEKIKLTKSQKTLYHERMAELEDMQSLGSNIKKWACTVEDEVKNAKRIVSRDSQLQDQLSQEKRKSDILFYRLDIEIKKRENELQSICKEEATMKEVINILNMSIANANTDLEVLQNEHKRLTQAWNEVIIAIQLRDKILFQVQNASRKHREAIKHNIAGIEAIKKQIGKELELNKKLDSFKQRLADETNSLKRELTFWEFSSFKMIASPMLRSSLE from the exons atgtctgATACTGAAGATATTGATTGTGATTTCCCTCTTATTTTTGAGCCCAATATTGAGGCATCACCTGAACCAGAGGAAATGGCTCTTCTTCCACCAAATCACCCACTACTGAGCAAGTTTCAGGACTGTTTAAGGGGTCACTTAATACGTACTAAACTTGATATagcaaatgaaattgcaaatataaaacACCATGTCAAACTGAAAGAACAACGACGAGAAGAGCAAGGATTGACATTGTATGATatgcaacaaaaaatgaaatttcaagaaaaacaaattatggAATTATCTGCTGTTAtagaaaagcatttaaaaaatcgTCAAGACGAagaatttaatacaaaaactttaaaggcggtaaacgaagaaaaaattaagttaactAAGTCACAAAAAACGCTGTATCATGAAAGAATGGCAGAACTGGAAGACATGCAAAGTTTAGGAAGTAACATCAAAAAATGGGCGTGTACCGTAGAAGATGAAGTAAAAAATGCCAAACGCATTGTTAGTAGAGATTCCCAATTGCAAGACCAACTATCACAGGAAAAACGAAAGTCAGATATACTCTTTTATCGGCTAgatatagaaataaaaaagagagaaaacgAGTTACAGTCGATTTGTAAAGAAGAAGCTACAATGAAAGAGgtgattaatattttaaatatgagCATAGCAAATGCCAATACAGATTTGGAAGTTTTGCAAAACGAACACAAGCGGCTCACACAGGCATGGAACGAGGTTATTATAGCCATTCAGTTAAGAGacaaaattttatttcaagtACAAAACGCATCAAG AAAACACAGGGAGGCAATAAAGCACAATATAGCGGGAATAGAGgctattaaaaaacaaattggaaaGGAATTGGaacttaataaaaaattggatTCTTTTAAGCAACGGCTGGCAGATGAAACTAATTCCTTAAAAAGAGAAT tgaCCTTTTGGGAATTTAGCTCGTTTAAGATGATTGCGTCCCCGATGTTGCGCAGTTCATTGGAGTAG
- the LOC26536310 gene encoding coiled-coil domain-containing protein 40 isoform X6 → MSDTEDIDCDFPLIFEPNIEASPEPEEMALLPPNHPLLSKFQDCLRGHLIRTKLDIANEIANIKHHVKLKEQRREEQGLTLYDMQQKMKFQEKQIMELSAVIEKHLKNRQDEEFNTKTLKAVNEEKIKLTKSQKTLYHERMAELEDMQSLGSNIKKWACTVEDEVKNAKRIVSRDSQLQDQLSQEKRKSDILFYRLDIEIKKRENELQSICKEEATMKEVINILNMSIANANTDLEVLQNEHKRLTQAWNEVIIAIQLRDKILFQVQNASRKHREAIKHNIAGIEAIKKQIGKELELNKKLDSFKQRLADETNSLKRECQDENESLLKIQAKLDDLPEFLNTTETDLQEALREGSQLFTEVRKLDLALDKYFTQKFCTEETILSLAQDHLITDKATAYRLKLLSKSQEKRRNVDLSLSKVQNQLSTSMLEVEKLRCVVFNERAYNDSTKTKLKNAENKSFTLENDLKKIHIQIEIKMKLYEKINCKIEEMDHLFGDASGNPTDLKIKQIEKSIHIGELQVREHQQFWIMLQNHFVNLSQKRNDQLNEIQVTRKHQFKRKSTSSKSKQERKSYTTVSFNFAKRSQIIKTKYKLEY, encoded by the exons atgtctgATACTGAAGATATTGATTGTGATTTCCCTCTTATTTTTGAGCCCAATATTGAGGCATCACCTGAACCAGAGGAAATGGCTCTTCTTCCACCAAATCACCCACTACTGAGCAAGTTTCAGGACTGTTTAAGGGGTCACTTAATACGTACTAAACTTGATATagcaaatgaaattgcaaatataaaacACCATGTCAAACTGAAAGAACAACGACGAGAAGAGCAAGGATTGACATTGTATGATatgcaacaaaaaatgaaatttcaagaaaaacaaattatggAATTATCTGCTGTTAtagaaaagcatttaaaaaatcgTCAAGACGAagaatttaatacaaaaactttaaaggcggtaaacgaagaaaaaattaagttaactAAGTCACAAAAAACGCTGTATCATGAAAGAATGGCAGAACTGGAAGACATGCAAAGTTTAGGAAGTAACATCAAAAAATGGGCGTGTACCGTAGAAGATGAAGTAAAAAATGCCAAACGCATTGTTAGTAGAGATTCCCAATTGCAAGACCAACTATCACAGGAAAAACGAAAGTCAGATATACTCTTTTATCGGCTAgatatagaaataaaaaagagagaaaacgAGTTACAGTCGATTTGTAAAGAAGAAGCTACAATGAAAGAGgtgattaatattttaaatatgagCATAGCAAATGCCAATACAGATTTGGAAGTTTTGCAAAACGAACACAAGCGGCTCACACAGGCATGGAACGAGGTTATTATAGCCATTCAGTTAAGAGacaaaattttatttcaagtACAAAACGCATCAAG AAAACACAGGGAGGCAATAAAGCACAATATAGCGGGAATAGAGgctattaaaaaacaaattggaaaGGAATTGGaacttaataaaaaattggatTCTTTTAAGCAACGGCTGGCAGATGAAACTAATTCCTTAAAAAGAGAAT gtcAGGATGAAAACGAATCTCTTCTGAAGATTCAAGCCAAACTAGATGACCTGCCAGAGTTCTTGAATACAACGGAAACTGATTTGCAAGAAGCTTTACGAGAGGGAAGTCAGCTATTCACTGAAGTTCGGAAACTAGACCTGGCATTGGATAAATATTTTACGCAAAAGTTTTGCACTGAGGAAACAATTTTAAGTTTAGCCCAGGATCACTTAATAACAGACAAGGCTACAGCTTACCGTTTGAAGCTCTTAAGTAAATCTCAGGAAAAACGTCGAAATGTCGATTTATCATTATCTAAAGTGCAAAATCAGTTGTCAACCTCAATGCTTGAGGTTGAAAAACTTAGATGTGTAGTCTTTAATGAAAGAGCCTATAATGATAGtacgaaaacaaaattaaaaaatgctgaaaataaatcttttactttggaaaatgatttaaaaaagatacacattcaaattgaaattaaaatgaaattatacGAAAAGattaattgcaaaattgaggaaatggaccATTTATTTGGCGATGCGTCCGGAAATCCAACCGATTTAAAg attaaacaaattgaaaaatccATTCACATAGGAGAACTGCAAGTCCGTGaacatcagcagttttggATAATGCTGCAGAATCACTTTGTTAATTTGTCCCAAAAAAGAAACGATCAGCTAAatgaaattcaagtcacgcGGAAAC
- the LOC26536310 gene encoding coiled-coil domain-containing protein 40 isoform X7 → MSDTEDIDCDFPLIFEPNIEASPEPEEMALLPPNHPLLSKFQDCLRGHLIRTKLDIANEIANIKHHVKLKEQRREEQGLTLYDMQQKMKFQEKQIMELSAVIEKHLKNRQDEEFNTKTLKAVNEEKIKLTKSQKTLYHERMAELEDMQSLGSNIKKWACTVEDEVKNAKRIVSRDSQLQDQLSQEKRKSDILFYRLDIEIKKRENELQSICKEEATMKEVINILNMSIANANTDLEVLQNEHKRLTQAWNEVIIAIQLRDKILFQVQNASRKHREAIKHNIAGIEAIKKQIGKELELNKKLDSFKQRLADETNSLKRECQDENESLLKIQAKLDDLPEFLNTTETDLQEALREGSQLFTEVRKLDLALDKYFTQKFCTEETILSLAQDHLITDKATAYRLKLLSKSQEKRRNVDLSLSKVQNQLSTSMLEVEKLRCVVFNERAYNDSTKTKLKNAENKSFTLENDLKKIHIQIEIKMKLYEKINCKIEEMDHLFGDASGNPTDLKIKQIEKSIHIGELQVREHQQFWIMLQNHFVNLSQKRNDQLNEIQVTRKHGSFI, encoded by the exons atgtctgATACTGAAGATATTGATTGTGATTTCCCTCTTATTTTTGAGCCCAATATTGAGGCATCACCTGAACCAGAGGAAATGGCTCTTCTTCCACCAAATCACCCACTACTGAGCAAGTTTCAGGACTGTTTAAGGGGTCACTTAATACGTACTAAACTTGATATagcaaatgaaattgcaaatataaaacACCATGTCAAACTGAAAGAACAACGACGAGAAGAGCAAGGATTGACATTGTATGATatgcaacaaaaaatgaaatttcaagaaaaacaaattatggAATTATCTGCTGTTAtagaaaagcatttaaaaaatcgTCAAGACGAagaatttaatacaaaaactttaaaggcggtaaacgaagaaaaaattaagttaactAAGTCACAAAAAACGCTGTATCATGAAAGAATGGCAGAACTGGAAGACATGCAAAGTTTAGGAAGTAACATCAAAAAATGGGCGTGTACCGTAGAAGATGAAGTAAAAAATGCCAAACGCATTGTTAGTAGAGATTCCCAATTGCAAGACCAACTATCACAGGAAAAACGAAAGTCAGATATACTCTTTTATCGGCTAgatatagaaataaaaaagagagaaaacgAGTTACAGTCGATTTGTAAAGAAGAAGCTACAATGAAAGAGgtgattaatattttaaatatgagCATAGCAAATGCCAATACAGATTTGGAAGTTTTGCAAAACGAACACAAGCGGCTCACACAGGCATGGAACGAGGTTATTATAGCCATTCAGTTAAGAGacaaaattttatttcaagtACAAAACGCATCAAG AAAACACAGGGAGGCAATAAAGCACAATATAGCGGGAATAGAGgctattaaaaaacaaattggaaaGGAATTGGaacttaataaaaaattggatTCTTTTAAGCAACGGCTGGCAGATGAAACTAATTCCTTAAAAAGAGAAT gtcAGGATGAAAACGAATCTCTTCTGAAGATTCAAGCCAAACTAGATGACCTGCCAGAGTTCTTGAATACAACGGAAACTGATTTGCAAGAAGCTTTACGAGAGGGAAGTCAGCTATTCACTGAAGTTCGGAAACTAGACCTGGCATTGGATAAATATTTTACGCAAAAGTTTTGCACTGAGGAAACAATTTTAAGTTTAGCCCAGGATCACTTAATAACAGACAAGGCTACAGCTTACCGTTTGAAGCTCTTAAGTAAATCTCAGGAAAAACGTCGAAATGTCGATTTATCATTATCTAAAGTGCAAAATCAGTTGTCAACCTCAATGCTTGAGGTTGAAAAACTTAGATGTGTAGTCTTTAATGAAAGAGCCTATAATGATAGtacgaaaacaaaattaaaaaatgctgaaaataaatcttttactttggaaaatgatttaaaaaagatacacattcaaattgaaattaaaatgaaattatacGAAAAGattaattgcaaaattgaggaaatggaccATTTATTTGGCGATGCGTCCGGAAATCCAACCGATTTAAAg attaaacaaattgaaaaatccATTCACATAGGAGAACTGCAAGTCCGTGaacatcagcagttttggATAATGCTGCAGAATCACTTTGTTAATTTGTCCCAAAAAAGAAACGATCAGCTAAatgaaattcaagtcacgcGGAAAC